The genomic region TGGCCTTGCATTGGGGCTGGATCGCGAAGCTTACCAAACGCATGTTCGCCAAGGAGGTTTCATCATGAAATACCTCAAACAAAGCTGGCAGCGCCGAACCCTCATTGTGATGTGTATTTCAGTACTAGTGAGTGTGTGCATGATTGCACTAGAGAACACGCAATGGGCCGATCATATCAACCAAGTTGGCTATTCTCATGGAGCGGAAGAACAGGGGCCGGCAGAAGGTGGCAAGCGTAATATGCCATCTTATATGATGTATATTCTGCCATTCGTTAAAGAAATAGTGCTCATTGGTGTGCCGCTCCTCATCACCATAGGCTGGCTTAAGTTAGCGGGTCTAGTGAAGACTTTGATGAAACGCATCAGACCCTCGTAATTTAACAGCAATGCAAGGTGAGTACTGACATCCGTGCTCGCTTTGCCTTCATAAAGCGTCAAATCTCACACTCTCAAGCAATCCACCTATGCCGGCCAAAGCACATTGCTGCGCTTGCTGATCATCAAGCCAAGCTCAGTTTCAACACACCCGATGTGGGTGATCGTTCAGGCGAAATTATTGATCCGGACTAAAGCCAACCGTCTTATACTTAGGTATGCTTGTTTGGTTTCGTCACAGTAAACAATCAGCCCATGGTCAAATTGTGCCCAGGCAACCTGTTCAATCACAAGTTTAGCTGTTATTGAAAACTGTAGACACTGCTTGGTGTGCAGTTAACCGGCCGCCTCCGCGTTCATATCACGTTTAATTGCGATGCCCATTAGCACCACCACAACCCACTTAATCCACATGGAACGCCATGACCTCAACCTCCAAACCTTCCAGAATTTCATCCATCGACGTACTCCGTGGACTAGTCATGCTGATCATGCTCATCGACCATGTGCGAGAGCGTTTTTATCTTCATCAACAAGTGGCCGATCCAATGGATATTCAAGCCACTGATCCGAGCCTATTTTTCACCCGTTTATCAGCCCACTTGTGCGCACCTATTTTTGTGTTTCTGACCGGGTTATCCGCTTGGCTTTATGCCAACCCCAAAACAGGCGCCCCCAGACCTGTGGGTCAATTTCTGCTGAAACGCGGCTTACTGCTCATTGCACTTGAAATGACGGTGGTGAACTTTTCATGGTTCGGGGCTTATCACACGCTGTACCTTCAAGTGATCTGGGCCATTGGCATCAGCATGATTAGCTTGGCCGCGTTGAGCTACCTGCCCCGCTTATGGATTGGCGTTATTGGCGCGCTCATTGTGTTCGGCCACAACGCACTCACGCCTATTTCATTCGCCCCCGACGAAACAGGTTATTGGCTGTGGACGATTCTGCATGACCGAGACTACTTAGTCACCGACGCTGTCATTAACGTGCGAGCGTCTTATCCGGTTCTGCCGTGGATTGGAGTCATTGCATTGGGCTACTTTGCGGGCCCATTGTTTAAAGCCAGTTTACCTTCAAGCCAACGAAAATCATGGTTGGTGGCTTTAGGGTTAAGCGCATTAGCCTGCTTATTGCTGCTGCGCGGCTTTAATATTTACGGTGAGACTGTTGCATGGCAATCACAAGCCAACTTGATGTTAACCACCATGGATTTTTTGAATTTCACCAAATATCCGCCCTCACTCGACTTTCTATTGTTCACTGTAGGTATCGGCCTATTGCTGCTGGCTGTGTTTGAGCATTGGTCATCTCCAGTTTGGCAAATATTAAGAACCTTTGGCCGCGCGCCTATGTTCTTCTACATTGTTCATTTGTACGTATTGCTGTTGTTGTATTGGGCGATGCTCGCCGCCTTTGGGCCCAACGTTGGCGATTATTTCGGCTTCAATGCAATGTGGCAAATCTGGCTCATGACTGCCACACTCGGCTTTGCGATGTACTTCCCAACTCGCGCGTTTGGGCGTTATAAACATCAAGGTCATTCAACGTGGGCGAAGTATTTTTAACAAGGTACTTTTCACAAAGTCTTTGCAGATAGAATGCCAAATAACGTGAAATCAAAGCGGCAAGGACGCCCTTTGGTGAATCAAAAAATGCTCTGCAAAGTTCGATACGTAGCGTTATTTGATTGATTTAAAGCTCGCCGGATTCAATTTCAACTTCTTAATGCGCGATGCCAGTGTGGTGGGTTTTATGCCCAACAATTCAGCTGCACCGTCTTTACCAAATACTTTGCCTTGAGAAGTCTGCAAAGCACGAACGATCGCTTGTCGCTGCTGCTGCTTTTGATCGTACTCGGTAAACACCACTGCGGGAGCTTCTTCAACCAGATTAGTGGAGGGCGATTCTTGCAACAAGCGTTCAAAGCGCAACGACTCGCCCTGTGCCAGAATCACTTCGCGCTCAATCACATTTTCCAGCTCACGAATATTACCCGGCCAATGGTACTGCTTTAAGTGTTCAAGCTGGGCCAATGATATCTTCACGTTGGGCTTACCGGCACGAATACTCGCGCGCTCTAAAAAGTGTTGCGCCAACAACGGAATGTCATCAACGCGAGCACGTAATGGAACAGATTCCACAGGAAACACATTAAGCCGAAAGTACAAATCTTCACGAAACTCATTGCTCTGAACCATTTTCGAAAGGTCTTTATTAGTGGCCGCAATAATTCGAACATCGACATGCCGTGTGATTGAATCACCAACCCGCTCAAACTGCTGCTCTTGCAGCACTCGTAAAAGTTTTCCTTGAAGTGCCAATGGAATTTCACCGACTTCATCCAAAAATAGAGTCCCGCCATTGGCCAATTCAAAGCGTCCAGGGCGATCGCTAGTTGCCCCGGTAAATGCCCCTTTCAAGTGACCAAAAAACTCGCTTTCAAATAAGTCACCCGGGATCGCTGCGCAATTCACTCGAATCAAAGGTCTGTCGCTACGTTTACTCAAGTCATGAATGGCACGTGCGATGAGCTCTTTGCCGGTGCCTGATTCGCCCGTAATCATAACTGTCACATCTGTTGTCGCCACTAACTCGATTTGATGAATCACTTGAGAATGCTCAGCGGACTTACCAATAATTTGATGATGGTTGAATTCAGACGACAATTCTTCTTGTAAATATGCGTTCTCCAATTCAAGTTGCTGCCGGAGTTCTTCAACTTGATTCATCGCAGCGAGCAATTGCTTCTCGGCTAATTTCCGGTGTGATACATCACGAAATATCACCACAGCGCCAATCACATGACCATTGTCTTTGATGGGCGTACTGGTGTATTCCACATCAATTGGCGCCCCCTGTTTTGACCAGAACACTTCGTTGTCGATGGTATGCACAACGCCTTCCTGAAAGGCGTGATAAATGGGACAATCTTCAACATGATAGTGCTGCCCGTTGGCATGCTTAAAATGGATGGCTGTATGAATATTTTTGCCAATTATTTCATCGGCTTTCCAGCCTAAAATTCGCTCGGCTGCAGGGTTGATAAAGGTGGTAGATCCATTTGCATCAATGCCGTAAATCCCTTCGCCTGCGGCCTCCAAGATAAGTCTGTTTTCCTTCTCAAAATCTTGAAATACGCGTGCCATACGCTGCCAATGCGCAATACCAGAACGATAGTGGCTGTGTGCATCTGCCCGCACGCGATATTGATCAACCGTTTCTACATCTTGAAATGACAGTTGCAGAAAAGGCGTTCCGGCCACAGACATACTGCTCGCCGAAATCTCTAATCGAATGCTGTCATCATCATTTGTTGGCGTAGCAACAAGCGTGTCAGACCAAGCATTACCTCGGCAAAGTGCTTCTTGCGTAAACACCATGAGTTCAGCCAAACAGTTGCGAAACAACTGAGTCACCGTCATGCAATTGAGCGCTTCGATACGAATAGACAACAAACAGCATGCGGCTTGATTCGCAGTTTTAATTTCATTTTTTTTAGGGCAAATCATCAATTGAGGAATCGGTGAATGCCAAAATGCTAGTTGCTCAATGGAGTCCTGCATACGTACAACCCAACAACAAGTTCGATACGGTTTTTTTAACTTGTTCAATATTTAAGCCAATGACTACGAATGTTCGTAATCTTCACTACGAAGATTCGTAAATTACGAAATACCGTAGTTTCACTCCACCCAAAAAAATTCATTAAGCCACTGTTTTAAAACAACTTAACCATATAAAAACACATGGCATTGGTATTGCTACTTCTGTTTTGAACACCACTTATATCGTAATCAATTCAGCTTGGTGAACAGGAAGGCAACTTTGTTGAAGAAGTAACGCAAAGCGTATTTGCTCCAAATCAGATCAACAGAGCACAAACTTTGCACAACAATTAACCACACCTGTTGCGTCCTCTGATCACCGAAGCTTTCACTATTGAAGGGAAGGACTCAGCAATGCCAATCAAAAGCCTAGGAAACCCATACGACGACAAAGTCGGTTTAACTCACACCTCAAAGTGCGAATGCGCGGACTGTGCTGCCAGCAAAGCAGGCATTCAACTCACACAAAAACAGCGCTCTGAATTGATGGAGCGTCAAGCCGATGGCGTGACTCAGCCAACGTCAACAGCTCAATCTCAAACAGCATTCCCATCGTCTGAAGACATGATGGATCAAGCCATTGAAAATGCCATTGTGCGCGGTGTATTTGGACAGCACGACCAAAGCCGCCGTAAATTCATTCGCACCGTTGGCGGCGGCACACTCGCAGCGGCTTTAGCTTCAGTCATTCCTATGGACAAAGTGAAAGCCGCCGTAAAAGAAGGCATGGGGCCACTAGAAAAAACTAAGCTCAAGGTTGGCTTTGTACCCATTACCTGCGCAACCCCCATTATCATGGCGCATCCCATGGGGTTCTACGAAAAGTACGGGCTTGATGTTGAGGTGATCAAAACAGCAGGCTGGGCGGTTGCTCGCGACAAATCATTGAATGGAGAATATGACGCCTCGCACATGCTCACTCCCATGCCATTAGCCATGACAATGGGCGCGGGGTCAACGGCAGAACCTTACCTCATGCCAGCAGTGGAAAACATCAATGGCCAAGCCATTGTGTTACACAACAAACACAAAGATAAACGCGACCCGAAACAATGGAAAGGGTTTAAGTTTGGTGTGCCGTTTGACTATTCGATGCACAACTTTTTACTGCGCTACTACGTGGCAGAGTTTGGCCTTGACCCTGATAAAGACATTCAGATCCGCGTTGTACCACCGCCAGAAATGGTCGCTAACTTACGCGCAGGCAACCTCGACGGATACTTATCTCCCGACCCATTTAACCAACGCGCCGTGTATGAAAAAGTGGGCTTCATTCACTTACTCACCAAAGAAATCTGGGAAGGCCACCCGTGCTGTGCATTTGCTTGTAGCCAGAAGTTTGCCACCGAAATGCCCAATACATACGCTGCACTATTCAAGTCCATCGTGGATGCCACTCATTATTCAGCAAATCCCGCCAACCGCTCGGAGATCTCAGCCGCCATTGCGCCTAAAAACTACCTGAACCAACCAGAGGTTGTGATCCGACAAGTGTTAACCGGGCGCTATGTGGATGGTTTAGAAAACAAAGTATTGGATGTGCCCGACCGTATCGACTTTGACCCATTCCCGTGGCACTCCATGGCGGTGTGGATCCTCACTCAAATGAAGCGCTGGGGCTACATCTCAGGTGACGTTGATTACAACTCAATTGCCGAGCAAGTGTATGTGGCATCCGACACCGCAAAAGTGATGAAAGACTTGGGCTACGAGGCACCTTCCAAAACTTATCAGAACTACACCATTATGGGTAAAAAGTTTGATTACACACAGCCTGACGCCTATGTGAATAGTTTTGAGATCAAGAGGTAACTCGAATGACGCTCAACCAAAAATCAACCCTTGTCGGATTTGTGTTTCTCGCTGTATTGCTCGGGTTATGGGAGGGGTTAAATCAACCACCCGCTGCAACAGAAGCCCTCACCGAGTTTGAATTGCTCATGGGGGGCGTCGATAAAGAAGCCAGAGTACCACCACCTTCCAGCGTGCTTGTGCGCGCTTGGGAAGAACTCAGCGATCCATTTTATGATGCAGGCCCCAACGATAAAGGAATAGGGATTCAATTAGCTTACTCGCTGTATCGGGTACTCTCTGGGTATTTAGCTGCGGCCGCCATCGCAATTCCGCTAGGGTTTGTGATCGGCATGTCGCCGCTCATGTACAAAGCACTGAATCCATTCATTCAAGTGCTAAGGCCCATCTCGCCACTCGCATGGATGCCCCTCGCCTTGTTCATCATTAAAGACTCCGAACAAAGCGCTATTTTTGTCATCTTTATTTGCTCCATATGGCCCATGCTGATCAACACCGCGTTTGGCGTGGCCAACGTTCGAAGTGACTGGGTGCGTGTAGCTCAAACTCACGAACTTAGCCAAATACGAACAGCACTCACCGTCATTTTGCCAGCCGCAGCGCCCACCATTTTAACCGGCATGCGCATCTCCATTGGGATCGCTTGGTTGGTTATTGTGGCAGCAGAAATGCTGGTTGGCGGTACGGGAATTGGCTACTACGTTTGGAATGAATGGAACAACCTCGACCTAACGAGCGTGATCTTTTCCATCTTAATGATCGGCATCGTCGGCATGGCCTTAGACATGGCATTGTCGGCCGCGTCTCGATTAGTTCAGTACGAGGAGTAAGTCATGGAAAAACCACTTGTATCCATTGAAGGGTTAACCAAGACCTTCCCATCATCAGGCAAAGCAGATGACTTGGTCGTGTTTGAAGACGTGAACATTAGCATTCAACGCGGCGAATTTATCTGCATCATCGGCCATTCCGGCTGCGGTAAATCTACCATCCTCAACATTCTTGCAGGGCTAGATGAAGCCTCGTCCGGCGGCGTTATTATGGACGGTAAAGAAGTTTCGGGGCCCAGCCTTGAACGCGGCGTGGTGTTTCAAAATTACAGTCTCATGCCGTGGCTGTCGGCACTACAAAATGTAAACTTTGGGGTCAGAGCACGCTGGCCCGAATGGTCGAAGGAGCAAGTTCAAGCGCATAGTATCAAGTACCTCAATATGGTGGGTTTATCAGACTCGATTGAGCGTAAGCCTTCGCAACTCTCAGGCGGTATGCGCCAACGAGTTAGCATTGCACGTGCTTTTGCCACTCAACCTAAATTGTTACTACTCGATGAGCCCTTTGGAGCGTTAGATGCACTCACGCGGGGGGTTATTCAAGAAGAGCTGATTAAAATATGGAGCGAATCGAAGCAAACCGTCTTTATGATCACACACGATGTGGACGAGGCCATTTTATTAGCCGACCGAATATTACTCATGACCAACGGCCCTTACGCGCGCGTGGCTGAATCGGTGTCTATTAACTTACCGCGCCCGCGCTCCAGAGCTGAGATCATTCAGCACCCGGGATACTACAAAATTAGAAATCACTTGGTGAATTTCCTTGTTAACCGTTCGGCACAACTTGCAGGCAAACAAACCGAACGCAACTCGCAGCCCCTGACGGTGGACCCGCTGGTAGACACTGAACAAACATCAGAGCTGCACACCATTAATGAAGCTGAAGCCAGTAGCCAACCGGCTGCTTAACCACCTCAAATAAGCGCCCCTAGGAGGGTTTTATGAATAAAGAAACAATGACCGACACCATCGTTTCCGCCAAGCAAAAACTTGGGCTAACCTGGGAAAAAATGGCGGTAGATCTCAATATGTCACCGGTTTGGCTGGCATCCGCATGCTTAGGCATGAACTCCGCTCCACAAGAGAAAGCAACTGCCATTGCCAGCTATCTCGGGCTTGACGACTCAGTTGCCGCCGCTCTCGCTGCATTTCCCACTAAAATATGGGACCAAGCAGTGCCCACCGACCCCCTCATTTACCGCCTCTATGAAGTTGTAGGCGTGTACGGTGATACGCTCAAAGAAGTGATCCAAGAAAAATTTGGAGATGGCATCATGAGCGCTATCGACTTTTCCATGGAAGTAGACAAAATTGAAGACCCCAAAGGCGACCGCGTTCTGCTCACGCTCAACGGCAAGTTCCTTCCCTACAAATCATGGTAATACAGTCGGCTCAGTCCCCTACTGAGCCTTTTTCCAATTCAACCGGAGCACTCCATGAAAATTGAATCACGCCCCCCTTTTCCGCCATTTGATGTCGACTCAGCAGCCATCAAAGTTCGTAAAGCTGAAGACGCATGGAATCGCAAAACCCCTTCTGCCGTGGCGTTAGCCTATTCACCAGAGAGTCAGTGGCGTAACCGTTCAGCGTTCATTCAAGGCAGAGCAGAGATCGAGGCGTTCCTTGCCAACAAGTGGGCAACAGAGCTTGAATACCGCTTATGCAAGGAACTGTGGGCATACACAGACAACCGTATCGCTGTTCGCTTTGCGTACGAATGGCACGACACAAACGGCCAATGGTATCGCTCCTACGGCAATGAAAATTGGCAATTTAATCAACAAGGCTTAATGGAGCTCAGAATCGCCAGCATTAATGATGTGGCTATTGATAAATCCGACCGAACACTAATTTGGACAGATGACGTAAGACCCGAGGATTACCCAAGTCTTAGCGAATTAGGCTTGTGATGCCGCTTAGGATACAGGGTAGCCGCGGTGTGGTTTTGTGTTCGTTTGTGTTTCAAACTAGGCTAAAGTCACTCGCCTCAACAAACGGACACAGCCCCAATGCGCGCCAACACAACGCTCGTTATTGCACTTTTTAGT from Echinimonas agarilytica harbors:
- a CDS encoding ABC transporter ATP-binding protein, with amino-acid sequence MEKPLVSIEGLTKTFPSSGKADDLVVFEDVNISIQRGEFICIIGHSGCGKSTILNILAGLDEASSGGVIMDGKEVSGPSLERGVVFQNYSLMPWLSALQNVNFGVRARWPEWSKEQVQAHSIKYLNMVGLSDSIERKPSQLSGGMRQRVSIARAFATQPKLLLLDEPFGALDALTRGVIQEELIKIWSESKQTVFMITHDVDEAILLADRILLMTNGPYARVAESVSINLPRPRSRAEIIQHPGYYKIRNHLVNFLVNRSAQLAGKQTERNSQPLTVDPLVDTEQTSELHTINEAEASSQPAA
- a CDS encoding DUF1624 domain-containing protein, which translates into the protein MTSTSKPSRISSIDVLRGLVMLIMLIDHVRERFYLHQQVADPMDIQATDPSLFFTRLSAHLCAPIFVFLTGLSAWLYANPKTGAPRPVGQFLLKRGLLLIALEMTVVNFSWFGAYHTLYLQVIWAIGISMISLAALSYLPRLWIGVIGALIVFGHNALTPISFAPDETGYWLWTILHDRDYLVTDAVINVRASYPVLPWIGVIALGYFAGPLFKASLPSSQRKSWLVALGLSALACLLLLRGFNIYGETVAWQSQANLMLTTMDFLNFTKYPPSLDFLLFTVGIGLLLLAVFEHWSSPVWQILRTFGRAPMFFYIVHLYVLLLLYWAMLAAFGPNVGDYFGFNAMWQIWLMTATLGFAMYFPTRAFGRYKHQGHSTWAKYF
- a CDS encoding sigma-54 interaction domain-containing protein, translated to MQDSIEQLAFWHSPIPQLMICPKKNEIKTANQAACCLLSIRIEALNCMTVTQLFRNCLAELMVFTQEALCRGNAWSDTLVATPTNDDDSIRLEISASSMSVAGTPFLQLSFQDVETVDQYRVRADAHSHYRSGIAHWQRMARVFQDFEKENRLILEAAGEGIYGIDANGSTTFINPAAERILGWKADEIIGKNIHTAIHFKHANGQHYHVEDCPIYHAFQEGVVHTIDNEVFWSKQGAPIDVEYTSTPIKDNGHVIGAVVIFRDVSHRKLAEKQLLAAMNQVEELRQQLELENAYLQEELSSEFNHHQIIGKSAEHSQVIHQIELVATTDVTVMITGESGTGKELIARAIHDLSKRSDRPLIRVNCAAIPGDLFESEFFGHLKGAFTGATSDRPGRFELANGGTLFLDEVGEIPLALQGKLLRVLQEQQFERVGDSITRHVDVRIIAATNKDLSKMVQSNEFREDLYFRLNVFPVESVPLRARVDDIPLLAQHFLERASIRAGKPNVKISLAQLEHLKQYHWPGNIRELENVIEREVILAQGESLRFERLLQESPSTNLVEEAPAVVFTEYDQKQQQRQAIVRALQTSQGKVFGKDGAAELLGIKPTTLASRIKKLKLNPASFKSIK
- the ntrB gene encoding nitrate ABC transporter permease codes for the protein MTLNQKSTLVGFVFLAVLLGLWEGLNQPPAATEALTEFELLMGGVDKEARVPPPSSVLVRAWEELSDPFYDAGPNDKGIGIQLAYSLYRVLSGYLAAAAIAIPLGFVIGMSPLMYKALNPFIQVLRPISPLAWMPLALFIIKDSEQSAIFVIFICSIWPMLINTAFGVANVRSDWVRVAQTHELSQIRTALTVILPAAAPTILTGMRISIGIAWLVIVAAEMLVGGTGIGYYVWNEWNNLDLTSVIFSILMIGIVGMALDMALSAASRLVQYEE
- a CDS encoding nuclear transport factor 2 family protein → MESRPPFPPFDVDSAAIKVRKAEDAWNRKTPSAVALAYSPESQWRNRSAFIQGRAEIEAFLANKWATELEYRLCKELWAYTDNRIAVRFAYEWHDTNGQWYRSYGNENWQFNQQGLMELRIASINDVAIDKSDRTLIWTDDVRPEDYPSLSELGL
- a CDS encoding CmpA/NrtA family ABC transporter substrate-binding protein: MPIKSLGNPYDDKVGLTHTSKCECADCAASKAGIQLTQKQRSELMERQADGVTQPTSTAQSQTAFPSSEDMMDQAIENAIVRGVFGQHDQSRRKFIRTVGGGTLAAALASVIPMDKVKAAVKEGMGPLEKTKLKVGFVPITCATPIIMAHPMGFYEKYGLDVEVIKTAGWAVARDKSLNGEYDASHMLTPMPLAMTMGAGSTAEPYLMPAVENINGQAIVLHNKHKDKRDPKQWKGFKFGVPFDYSMHNFLLRYYVAEFGLDPDKDIQIRVVPPPEMVANLRAGNLDGYLSPDPFNQRAVYEKVGFIHLLTKEIWEGHPCCAFACSQKFATEMPNTYAALFKSIVDATHYSANPANRSEISAAIAPKNYLNQPEVVIRQVLTGRYVDGLENKVLDVPDRIDFDPFPWHSMAVWILTQMKRWGYISGDVDYNSIAEQVYVASDTAKVMKDLGYEAPSKTYQNYTIMGKKFDYTQPDAYVNSFEIKR
- the cynS gene encoding cyanase; its protein translation is MNKETMTDTIVSAKQKLGLTWEKMAVDLNMSPVWLASACLGMNSAPQEKATAIASYLGLDDSVAAALAAFPTKIWDQAVPTDPLIYRLYEVVGVYGDTLKEVIQEKFGDGIMSAIDFSMEVDKIEDPKGDRVLLTLNGKFLPYKSW